A stretch of Mya arenaria isolate MELC-2E11 chromosome 14, ASM2691426v1 DNA encodes these proteins:
- the LOC128218003 gene encoding uncharacterized protein LOC128218003, which translates to MGTALSSGGGNRAGGPGAPGPQGPPRALPPQPPYHGNPVLYRQMHINATYGTHVEQYYAQLAAMYEQGYRMLMFVTYPAAKQSEALKFQGIFRRAFPAEEGRQWQLRVEKSSFISKQFQSYGSYGCTSDSIHIVQALKRITDTGGRLVSMALAGSISTQLSWQRFLMVGEMEEECEYPYWSDSVNKTSANQVGVNLFYEMPPSGGGGGPYIYQVVPCPISSQLNLGIPRHNWVSTIPWETVISQYLGSGWKLVEIFEDHAASKNTNVQKMFSFNIRLQNNLLWIFEKPASRRDDPTPLYECTMVETWKVNAVDYDGVFTNVGVSTNLSTNWDPLLDHYGRSGWQVVRIIDTPDAQRQGLVGSAIHQRQLVFFQRLREGFVEDGFGNPSYLRPDAPPAYDEVHAAPSRPPIAPSAPGIHDLKSDKH; encoded by the exons ATGGGGACAGCTTTGAGCAGTGGGGGTGGCAATAGAGCAGGGGGACCCGGGGCACCTGGACCACAAGGGCCCCCTAGAGCCCTGCCTCCACAGCCGCCTTACCACGGCAACCCGGTCCTCTACCGACAAATGCACATCAATGCTACCTACGGCACCCACGTGGAACAGTACTACGCCCAGCTGGCAGCCATGTACGAGCAAG GTTACAGGATGTTGATGTTTGTGACATATCCGGCCGCCAAGCAGTCCGAGGCGCTCAAGTTCCAGGGCATCTTCCGGCGAGCGTTTCCAGCCGAGGAGGGGCGGCAATGGCAGCTGCGGGTGGAAAAGTCATCATTCATTAGCAAACAGTTTCAATCTTATGG CTCTTACGGGTGCACTTCCGACAGCATCCATATCGTCCAGGCTCTTAAGCGGATCACGGACACTGGTGGGCGGCTGGTTAGCATGGCGTTGGCTGGCAGCATCAGCACTCAGTTGTCGTGGCAGCGGTTTCTCATGGTGGGAGAGATGGAAGAAGAGTGTGAATATCCGTACTGGTCAGATAGCGTAAACAAAACGTCCGCCAATC AGGTTGGAGTCAACTTGTTCTACGAGATGCCGCCGTCTGGCGGCGGCGGTGGTCCGTACATTTACCAGGTCGTACCGTGCCCCATTTCGTCCCAGTTGAATTTGGGCATTCCCCGACACAATTGGGTCTCCACAATTCCCTGGGAGACAGTCATAAGCCAGTATCTGGGCTCTGGCTGGAAACTTGTGGAGATTTTCGAGGACCATGCTGCCTCTAAGAATACCAACGTCCAAAagatgttttctttcaatatcaGGTTGCAAAATAATTTACTGTGGATTTTTGAGAAGCCGGCCTCTCGGCGCGACGATCCCACACCTTTATACGAGTGCACAATGGTGGAAACCTGGAAAGTAAACGCGGTGGATTACGACGGGGTCTTCACTAATGTTGGGGTTTCCACGAATCTCTCGACGAACTGGGACCCATTGCTGGACCACTATGGACGCTCCGGTTGGCAGGTGGTCCGGATCATAGACACACCGGATGCGCAGAGACAAGGGCTGGTAGGCTCGGCCATCCACCAAAGGCAATTGGTATTTTTTCAGAGACTAAGGGAGGGATTTGTAGAGGACGGTTTCGGCAACCCCTCCTATTTACGCCCTGACGCACCGCCGGCCTATGACGAAGTGCACGCCGCTCCGTCGCGTCCTCCTATTGCGCCTTCCGCTCCCGGAATACATGACTTAAAATCCGATAAACATTAG